In Bosea sp. ANAM02, a single genomic region encodes these proteins:
- a CDS encoding DUF882 domain-containing protein — MSVSTSRRQFLMGLGLGASAIFAGLPKCLAQPAVEAAQKSIPLRLLNPNTREAYDLELFIGDQWNPVALQWCHWLMRDWRQQTAVECDRRLYAALYVLQRYFSENGRITINSGFRTQKTQEALREAGYGPAVNSLHLRAKAVDFTLPGVSMRNVARATWALKLGGVGYYEDMNFVHMDSRGAQARWADSFL, encoded by the coding sequence ATGTCCGTTTCGACCTCCCGGCGACAATTCCTGATGGGACTAGGCCTCGGCGCATCCGCGATTTTCGCGGGGCTGCCCAAGTGCCTTGCCCAGCCGGCTGTTGAGGCGGCTCAGAAGTCGATTCCTCTTCGCCTGCTCAACCCGAACACGCGCGAGGCCTACGATCTGGAGCTGTTCATCGGCGACCAGTGGAATCCGGTTGCCCTGCAATGGTGCCATTGGCTGATGCGCGACTGGCGCCAGCAGACCGCTGTCGAATGCGATCGGCGGCTCTATGCCGCCCTGTACGTCCTGCAGCGCTACTTCTCGGAGAACGGCCGGATCACCATCAACTCCGGTTTCCGCACTCAGAAGACCCAGGAGGCGCTGCGCGAGGCAGGCTATGGTCCGGCGGTGAACAGCTTGCATCTACGAGCCAAGGCCGTCGATTTCACCCTTCCCGGCGTGAGCATGCGCAATGTCGCTCGCGCCACCTGGGCTCTCAAGCTCGGCGGCGTCGGCTATTACGAGGACATGAACTTCGTCCATATGGATTCCCGCGGTGCCCAGGCCCGCTGGGCTGACTCGTTCCTCTGA